The following nucleotide sequence is from Anopheles stephensi strain Indian chromosome 3, UCI_ANSTEP_V1.0, whole genome shotgun sequence.
ACCCGCAATAATGCGCATAAACTGCATATCTGCATAGTAAGCAACCTTCATTTCCGCAACAAGGTCGACAGACGCTCAACAACATACTCCTGTGCCCGGGGACCTGGGAAGGTACTGTGCGGTACAATTCAATAGCAGCGAGTGGCGAGATTTTTGTTGAGTTGAAAATTGGATTTTTCTCGTGGACCGTCGGAGGGTAGGTTCTGTGCTAACTGAATCAACCGCCCACAAAGCTGCTTAGCTGAAATGGATGAATTTCACTATTTGGTTGAAGTATGCGAAGCGGGATCGCACATTGATCCAAACGGCAAACGATAACAATCCACCCGTGAGGAGCGCATATAGTTGGATCCTTCATCCAACtccatttctttccttccacaGTTCGATCGGCGAATCGAGAAAAGGCGCTCGGCGAAATGCATGATTTGTTGAGCAAACACACAGCATGTGCAATCACACTCCTCAGCCCGGCTCCGGAACAGAGAATCTGCCCTGTTTTCTTATTGCTGATTTGCTACCAATCCGCctccaggtgtgtgtgtgtgcaggtgaATCATCTTTGTCCATTCCCCGACAGTTCACGCTGCCGTTTGCAGCACGCAATAATGTCTTCCTGATGGTGCACGTCCATGAACCTTCGCATCGGTTGGGAAAATGATACATTCTTCGTTTCGATTCACGTGCCCTATACTTCTGTCGGCCAAATTTCTCTATTTGAAATGAATGCAACTCCGCCTGGAGATGATTAACGATGCGAATCTCATCCACCACCCAAACTTTCGGTCCGATGAACTGCTTGCTCTACGGCACGAGGCAAGCAATAAGAAGCATACATTGTGTTCGCTGCATTCACAAGCCATGATTAAATCCCCGCCCCGCCTGGACGCGTTATCTCGCATTCCCACACTACGGGGAATATTTATCCGCGGTCCCTGGCGAGAAACTTTGCCGTCCATTTTGTCCCGCTCGTTAAAGCGTTGAAGAATGTTTCGGATATTTCGTTGGCAAGGTACGAGCGAAGCGTTCCATTTAATCCTTAAGTAGTGGAATGTATTTCACCAGAAATGGCTAACCACGACCATCCATTGCGCTCCGCTAGTTCGTTCGATACGGTGTGGGGGGGGTGATAAAGTTTTGGAAACCCCGAAGGTAGATAAATAAGGATCAGTTCGGGAATTGGCCCTCGTGTCGAAGTAATGATTGGTTTGGCTTCACATCCGTCCGTGTCTGGCAAGCGTTTGCTCGAACTCGCGGTGGACAGGGTGTTGACAAATTAAAACGGGGAGTCAGCGTTGCTGCACCTGTCCTACAGCTCCAACTCACACTCGAGCTGGGCGGCATCGAACGCCAAACTTGGTGGGACGCGCGGATCACACACGGTGTTCTCGATAGCCTTCCGGGCGTCTGCCATCAGCACGCGGAAGTTAGTCTGCGTGTAGTCGAGTTTGTCGTACAGGAAGACGGGCAGCTTGTTGCTCATCACCCACAGCGACTGTTGGGGCTCGCGGTCAACCTTCAGATCGTTCGGGAAGGTCAGCTTCTGTGCGTTCTTCTCCACCACGCCGAGATTGTTGCGGTTGTAGGGTTTGCCAAGATCCCAACATCCGACCCCCGACTGCTGGACGAGCGTGAAGAACTGCACATTGTTCTTTCCGACACCCGCCGTGGACGACTGGCCCATGCGACCGCGGGTACCGACCGGCTGGAACGCCTTCGCTGCCAGGCCGAATCCTTCCCAGACGGTTTCGTTGCGCAGGATGGAGGCAGGAACTTGGAACTCCATGAAGCTGGACATGGGGTGGAACAGTAGCATGCGATCTCCCGAACGATGAACCGGCGCGAGGGACATACCGAACACACCGTCCGACCACTGGAAGTTGAGCTCCTGGTAGTTGTAGTCACTGGCGAGCGGGTTCGGGTTGTAAAGATGGTTCGTCGTACGCCAGCTCTTGAACTTGCGCATATCGAACACGGTGATGCCGTTGCGCCACACATCGGCGACGTATGCGAACGCGTCGTCACACTGGCCATCGCGAACGTCCACCACGATGTTCGTGTGAAGCGAGTCCTCCTTCACCTGCTCCTCCGGCAGGACGTACGTGAACAGCAGCTCATCGTTCTGCAGATCGAACGCCATAATCTTCGGTGGGCAGACCTGCTGCAGGTTGGTGAGTGTGTCGGTGACACCCGCATCCAGCACCCAGAGACGATCGCACTCATCCACCTGGATGCGGTAGACGGACATCATTTTGGAGCAGTCAGGGTTGCGCGGCGACGTGTGGTAGCTCCAGTCCGGGTACGGCATCAACGGTTGGCTACGATCCTGGGCCGGCAGTGGCAGATAGGACAGAGTGGCCGGTACACCCGGGTTCCAGCGCGGTGTCGTGATGAACAACCGGTCGCGGAATCGGTCCACTCCGAGCGGTAGATTGTTCTCCGGAATGAATTCTCTGCGGGAAGAGGCCAACTTTCAGTCTAGTGTCACGAAAATCGCCCAAAGATCTTTGCTTACCGTGTGCGGATGGCGTTATTGCGCAACTGCAGCGAAGGATACATGAAGTCGATCACCTTCCAGTGGTAGACGGTGTCAAAAACGTTCTTACCGACATCCTCGAGGAAATCGTTAGCTGCCCGCTTACCGCCGCCTTCCAGTCCCACCAGCGGCCCTACGTACGGTGTTGCCAATCGTTCCTGCTCGCGTTCACGCTCACGTTCGCGCTCCCGCACCGTCCCACGCTCCCCATTAACGGCTGGTGATGTGCGGGTAAACGAACCATGCTGTGGTCCCTTCTTGAACGGCGAATAGCTACCAACCGGACCGGTAATCACAGCCAGAACTAGCAGTACCCCTGCCAGCGCCAACCACAAGCGTCTCCCGGACGACATCTCCTTGTCCTTCCTTCCAACAGAGCAAAGCTGAGGGCGGAGAAAGGAAGAAGGTGAGCTAGACGGGAGCCAGGATCGTGAAACTTTGTTCCCTGCAAGTGCAACCGGACGAAAAGTAATTTGTTTCGCAAGATTTCAAACGACGATGTGAGAAAAACTTTAACCCCTTGTCCACGATGCTCATTAGCTGGAAGTGACGGTACTGTGCGAACGTGACGAGAGACAGAGACCACCtggtgcgtatgtgtgtgtgtgtgtgtgtgtgtgtgtgtgtgtgtgtgatggcgAGCAATATCTGGTGGTGGTTTAAGATAAATGACAAACAATTTCGCACGTGCTTCCAATATTTGTCATCGCTATTCGGGATAAAAGGGACACATGTGGACGACCATTCATCCCTTCGCCGCACAACATCTGTGACATTCAATTTGAACTAAAAATACCTAtgcgctggtgctgctgtggtACCTGCCCAACTTTCCAACGCCATGACGGGTACGGGAAAACAAAGTGTCAAATTTTATGACGTACGCGACGAGGGGTGTGGAGCTTCGGCGGCAGGTGATTGATTCCACTTAGAAGCGTTGGGGCGTTGTTAAAGATTTATTAAATTGGCAAATTTTAAACTTCCATCAGCTTGCAGGGTgatgaaccctttttttttggtcgtccTTACCCCTTCCCTAACGTGACCTAAAATAAGGTTAAAAAAGGGTCGGATCCACTGTATGGGGTTTTTGAGGAGTCCTTGAACGGTCTATTGCTACCGTTGGGTGAGCACACATCATATGTTAGCCACACGCACCGTCACGCACACCTCTAAACAGCCCCGAAACTTGAAATGCACGATGATGGGGTAGAC
It contains:
- the LOC118512139 gene encoding protein yellow-like; this translates as MSSGRRLWLALAGVLLVLAVITGPVGSYSPFKKGPQHGSFTRTSPAVNGERGTVREREREREREQERLATPYVGPLVGLEGGGKRAANDFLEDVGKNVFDTVYHWKVIDFMYPSLQLRNNAIRTREFIPENNLPLGVDRFRDRLFITTPRWNPGVPATLSYLPLPAQDRSQPLMPYPDWSYHTSPRNPDCSKMMSVYRIQVDECDRLWVLDAGVTDTLTNLQQVCPPKIMAFDLQNDELLFTYVLPEEQVKEDSLHTNIVVDVRDGQCDDAFAYVADVWRNGITVFDMRKFKSWRTTNHLYNPNPLASDYNYQELNFQWSDGVFGMSLAPVHRSGDRMLLFHPMSSFMEFQVPASILRNETVWEGFGLAAKAFQPVGTRGRMGQSSTAGVGKNNVQFFTLVQQSGVGCWDLGKPYNRNNLGVVEKNAQKLTFPNDLKVDREPQQSLWVMSNKLPVFLYDKLDYTQTNFRVLMADARKAIENTVCDPRVPPSLAFDAAQLECELEL